TGGACATCGAGATGCCTGTCATGGACGGCATCACCTCGCTCCAGCGCATCATGGCTGAGACCCCACGACCGGTCGTGATGCTCAGCGCCGTTGGAAAGAGGCAGGCAGACCTTACGATGAGGTCCTTGGAGCTCGGCGCCGTGGATTTCATCCCGAAGACGGGCGCATCTCTCTCGATAGACCTTAACATCGAGCAACGTCTCATAAGGGACAAGGTCAGGGCGGCGGCCTGTGTCAAGGTATCGCTCTCAAGGACGGCCGTTGAGGGGGAGATATCCTACGATGAGGTCAGTTCCACCAGCGGGGACTGGGTCGTCATGATAGGGGCCTCGACCGGAGGGCCAAAGGCACTTCCTGAGGTCCTGAGAAGGCTCCCTTCCAACCTTCCAGCAGGGATCTGCATCGTCCAGCATATGCCGGAGGGGTTCACCAGGTCCTTCGCCGAGAGGTTGAGCTGTAGCTCCGAGATCGAGGTGAAAGAGGCCCAGGAAGGGGATGAGATAATGCCGGGCGTGGCCTTGCTAGCTCCAGGGAACCGGCACATGGAGATAATCGACCACAAGGTCCATCTGAGCGATGGGCCCAAGATACATTTCGTCAGGCCCGCCGTCGATGTCATGATGAGGTCTGGAGCAAGATGTTATGGACATAGGTCGGTGGGAGTGGTATTGACCGGGATGGGGAATGACGGGGCGGAAGGGATGATGTGCATCAAGCGTGCGGGGGGGAAGACCATCGTGCAGGATGAGGCGACATCGGTCGTCTATGGCATGCCCAAGGCATGTGTCGAGCGGGGATGCGCAGATGTCGTCACGCCCCTCGGTTCGGTCGCCAGGCACATAGTCGCGGCTTTGAACGACGTGGGAGTTTAGGCTAAGGATCCTCAGATACAATGGAGAAGGTGATGATCGAAATGGACATGAACGACGAAGGCGGCATCGACGACCTGCAACAGTATGCTTTGAAGGAGCTTGGAAATGTCGGGGCGACCTACGCCTTGGCCGCCCTTTCCAACCTGGCCAAGAAACCGATATCGGTGGAATCCACCGAATGCTATCTCGAGCCTTTCAGGACAATGCTCCCCCAGTTCGGCAATGTCGGGGACAGGTTCGCGGTGATCAGCATCGATGTCAACTCAGCACAGCTGAGCAGGATACTCATGATACTTCCTGCAAAGATAGCGACCTATCTGTCGGACATGATCTTCGGCAAGGAGCACTCGGAAAGGTCCGATTTCCTCGAAGAGGACAAGGACGCCCTGTACGAGGTCGGCGATATCTGCATAAGGGAATATTTCCAGCCGATAATCCGGTTCCTCAACATCGAGATCATGCCAAATCCTCCAACTGTAGAATATCATGAGATAGGCCCACGCCGTTCGGTCTCGAGCTCGCTCTTCGAGCTGCAGAGCGGATATGAGGCGCGCATCGAGACGCTGTTCATCGA
This genomic window from Methanomassiliicoccales archaeon contains:
- a CDS encoding chemotaxis response regulator protein-glutamate methylesterase, whose product is MVREITVLVVDDSIVMRQIITDILEKEGDIKVVGTARNGLEAVQKAKELGPDVVTMDIEMPVMDGITSLQRIMAETPRPVVMLSAVGKRQADLTMRSLELGAVDFIPKTGASLSIDLNIEQRLIRDKVRAAACVKVSLSRTAVEGEISYDEVSSTSGDWVVMIGASTGGPKALPEVLRRLPSNLPAGICIVQHMPEGFTRSFAERLSCSSEIEVKEAQEGDEIMPGVALLAPGNRHMEIIDHKVHLSDGPKIHFVRPAVDVMMRSGARCYGHRSVGVVLTGMGNDGAEGMMCIKRAGGKTIVQDEATSVVYGMPKACVERGCADVVTPLGSVARHIVAALNDVGV